The window CATTTCCATCTGCAGGAACGGCACCATTCCCATCAAGGTCAATTCGTTGGTGGGCGCCCACATTGCGCCAAGCATGTGCATCTGCATGGGCATTCGCGTGGGCGTCACCATGAATCCGAAGCCGTCAGCGGCGACGACTGATGCCGGCGCGATCGAGTCCGTTCCGTCGAGGACGCCAGCCATCGGCATATACATGTACCGGTATGACAGCATCATCTCTCCCGCTCCATGAGTATGATCACCCATGACGCCAATTGGGGCGTGTCCATCGGGCCGGTGGGACGACCACGGCTGGGCGGACGATGAACCAGCGATAAGGAGAACAAGAATCGATGCGATGAGGGTGGCAATTCGAGGAGCGTCATTCATGTCAGAGCGTTGGCTTGGATTAGATTCCTTGAAATATAGTACCGATGATACCGGGGGAAATCGGATTGCAGGAGACTGAGTTGGACCGTCACATCTGGGCAAACTCGATCCCGGTTGGGGCAAGAGAAGGAGCGCCGGGAAGTGCGCTTGATGACGGTAGGTACGGAATTCGTTTCCCGCGTAACATCACTCCACAACCTCAATCGTCATACCCGTCAGGAAATCGTACAATGTCAGTCGCCGCAGATTGAAGTAGGACGTCCAGAACTGCCTCAGTGACTCGACATAGGATCGCCGCGCGTTGTCCTTCTCGCGCTGCGCGTTGAACAACTCGGTGATGTCGATCTTCCCGATCAGATATCGATTCTTGGCGACGTCGAACCGCCTCGTCGCCACCGTATCCGCTTTCGCCGCAATTCGCACCTGCTGCTGCAACTGCATTTGCTGAAGCGCCTCGAAGTAGACTTCCTGATCCAGCTCCTTCCTGCGCACGTCGGCGTCCTGCTCGACCTGCTGCCGACGCGCCAGCGCCGCCTCGACCTGCGCCTTCCCCTGGCCCCACTGGAGAATCGGTACCTGCAAGCTCAGCGTGAGCTGCTGCTGACTGAGAGGATCACGATAGACCCGATCGAATATGTCGGAGCTCTGATTGAGCCCGTAACTCGCGGTCAGATTCGCCGAGAACCCGTTGTTACGCCTGGCCCGGGCCACCTCGCGGCGCGCTTCCACGGCATCGAGGTCGAGGTCTAGATAAGCCGGCCGATTGCGTCTCGACTGCTTTACGGCTTCATTCGGGTCGACACTCATATCAGGGATTCGTGCGGGCGGCCGAATTTCGAGCGCCGCATCGTACGGCAGATCCAGCGCCAGTTTCAGATCCTGCACGGCCGCATCATACGCGATCGACGCAGACGATTGTTCGTTCTGCGCGTTGAGCAACGCGAGTTCGCTCTGAAGCAGGTCATTCTCCGCAATCTTGCCGATCTCAAATCGACCCTGTGAAAGAGTGTAGATCGTATCGTTGATTGCCACATTGAACGTGGCTATCTCGAGATTCATCTGCGAGATATACACGGCAAAGAAGCGCCTGGTGATGTCGATGGCGATGTCTTCCAGATCAGCGCGAAGTTCGCGCCGCGCCACTTCATATCGCAGCGGCTCGGTGCGGCGATCCCACTTCAGCTGATTGAACTGGAAGATGGGCTGGGAGAGAGCGAGTACGAGCGGAGCGGACTGCCACTGCGTGAAGTCTGTATTCGCGAAGCGATTGTTGAGCCGGCTCAGACGCGACGACACAAATAACTGCCCACCGGTCCACAGGATTGGTTGTGCGATGGACAAACGGGCCTGACCGGATGTCGAGTTGCGCTCCACGTATTCCACGGTCCCATCGTCCTGATCCAGCTCCTCGATCGAACGCCGCAAACCCGGACCGTCAGCCGAAAGGAACACCGTTGGCAATACCTGCGATCGGGAGCCCCGATAAGACCAGTAGGACTGCGCAAACGTAAGGCGTGCACTCACGGCGGCGGGGCTCTGTCCTTGCGCAAGGTCGATGCTCGCCTGGAGCGTAAGCGGCTTCACCGTCTGGCCACGAACGGACGGCACGAACCCTGTCACTGCCAACCCGGTCAGGACTACAAAGATGACTGTTCGAGATATCATGGGATTGGTTGATTACTCGTAGCGCAGCGCGACCACCGGATCGTGCTCGGCCGCACGCTTGGCCGGAAGAAGGCCGAATACCAGGCCGACACTGAAGGACACCAGAAAGGCAAGAACGACCGATAGAACCGAGACAATAGTCTGAATGCCCGTGCTCATCTCGATGCCCCGGCTGATCATTACTCCCAGGAGGATGCCGATGACACCACCTGCGAAACTGATCGTGATCGCCTCAATCAGAAACTGGAGAACGATGTCATTGCGAGTGGCGCCTATGGATCTCCGCACACCGATCTCCCGCGTTCGCTCCAGTACGGACGCCAGCATGATATTCATGATTCCTATGCCCCCTACGATCAATGAGATGGACGCTATCGCA of the Rhodothermales bacterium genome contains:
- a CDS encoding TolC family protein → MISRTVIFVVLTGLAVTGFVPSVRGQTVKPLTLQASIDLAQGQSPAAVSARLTFAQSYWSYRGSRSQVLPTVFLSADGPGLRRSIEELDQDDGTVEYVERNSTSGQARLSIAQPILWTGGQLFVSSRLSRLNNRFANTDFTQWQSAPLVLALSQPIFQFNQLKWDRRTEPLRYEVARRELRADLEDIAIDITRRFFAVYISQMNLEIATFNVAINDTIYTLSQGRFEIGKIAENDLLQSELALLNAQNEQSSASIAYDAAVQDLKLALDLPYDAALEIRPPARIPDMSVDPNEAVKQSRRNRPAYLDLDLDAVEARREVARARRNNGFSANLTASYGLNQSSDIFDRVYRDPLSQQQLTLSLQVPILQWGQGKAQVEAALARRQQVEQDADVRRKELDQEVYFEALQQMQLQQQVRIAAKADTVATRRFDVAKNRYLIGKIDITELFNAQREKDNARRSYVESLRQFWTSYFNLRRLTLYDFLTGMTIEVVE